The Mycobacterium haemophilum DSM 44634 sequence CCGAGCTTGAGTGGTCGTTGGCCCGCACCGACCACCCCGACGCCGACACCGAAGAAGCCGCGAGCGCCTTGCTGCACTGTATTGTTCGCGACCCCGACCCCGCCAATGTCGGTCGCCGATTCTCCTCGGCTGCAGTCGAATTAGCACTCGCGAGCTATCCGGGGTTCAGCGTCACCGCCCCGCCAGGCGACGGTCAGGTCTACGGCGTCTTCACGCCCGGCTATGTCGACGCCGCCCAAGTGCCGCACATCGCGGTGCACTCCGATGGCACTCGCACCAATATTCCTTGTGCGACAGACACGTTGGAGCTAACACCCGTTACTCCCCCGCCGCTGCCGGATCAGCTGCCGGCCGGGTCGGTGCGCAGGGTGCCGCTGGGCCGGATCGCCGGGGCCCGCAGCGGCGATAAGGGCGGGTCAGCCAACATCGGCGTCTGGGTGCGCACCGACGAGCAGTGGCACTGGCTGGCCAACACGCTGACCGTCGAGCTGCTCAAGGAGCTACTTCCCGAGACGGCCGACCTCGACGTCACCCGCCATGTGCTGCCCAACTTGCGGGCGGTGAACTTCGTCGTCGAAGGTATCCTCGGCAAGGGCGTTGCCTACCAAGCGCGATTCGATCCCCAAGCCAAGGGACTAGGCGAATGGCTGCGCAGCCGCCATGTCGACGTCCCGGAGAGCCTCTTGTCATGAGCATCTGGACCACACCGGAGCGCGAACAGCTGCGAAAGGCGGTGCGCTCGTTCACCGAACGGGAGATCCTGCCCAATATCGACGAGTGGGAGCGCACCGGCGATCTGCCCCGCGATTTGCACCGCCGCGCGGGGGCAGCCGGGCTGCTCGGCGCGGGCTTTCCCGAAGCGGTGGGCGGCGGTGGCGGCGACGGCGCCGACTCGGTGATCATCTGCGAGGAGCTTCACCAAGCCGGCGCACCTGGCGGGGTTTTCGCTTCGTTGTTCACGTGCGGAATCGCGGTGCCGCACATGGTCGCGTCCGGCGATGCGCGGCTGATCGAGGAGTTCGTGCGGCCGACGTTGGCCGGCGAACTCATTGGTGCGCTGGCCATCACCGAGCCCGGCAGCGGTTCGGACGTCGGACACCTACGCACCACCGCGGTCTTAGCAGGCGATCACTACCTCGTCAACGGCGCCAAGACCTACATCACCTCCGGGGTACGGGCCGACTACGTCGTCACCGCGGTGCGTACCGGAGGCCATGGCGCCGCAGGGGTTTCGCTGCTCGTGGTCCAGAAGGACACACCTGGCTTTGCAGTCAGCCGCAAGCTGGACAAGATGGGCTGGCGGTCCTCAGATACCGCCGAGCTGTGCTACGTCGACGCGCGCGTGCCGGCGGCCAATCTGGTCGGCGCCGAGAACACCGGATTCGCCCAGATCGCCCAGGCATTCGTATCCGAGCGCATCGCCCTTGCCACGCAAGCATATTCGAGCGCGCAGCGGTGCCTGGACATCACCGTGCAGTGGTGCCGCGACCGGGAAACGTTCGGCCGTCCGCTGATATCCCGACAGGCGGTGCAGAACACGCTCGCCGAGATGGCCCGCCGCATCGACGTGGCGCGCGTCTATTCCCGCAGTGTCGTGGAGCGTCAGCTGGCGGGAGAGACGAACCTGATCGCGCCGGTGTGTTTCGCGAAGAACACCGCCGTCGAGGCCGGGGAATGGGTTGCCAACCAAGCTGTGCAGTTATTCGGCGGCATGGGCTACATGGCCGAATCCGAAGTCGAACGCCAATACCGGGACATGCGGATCCTCGGCATCGGCGGCGGAACCACCGAAATCCTCACTTCACTCGCCGCGAAAACCCTTGGATTCCAATCATGATTACACCACCTCCTCGCCCCCTCGCCGCTGCGCGGCTGGGGGTACCCCCACATCGCTTCGCTCTGCATCGTCGGCGGTGGTCATGACCGTGTTGCGATCCACACTCGATCCGAAGTCCGATGCCTATTCCGAGGCAGCTTCGGCGATGACGACAAAGCTGAGCGAGATCGACGCTGAACTTACCAACGCGTTGGCCGGGGGCGGCCCGAAGTACGTCGAGCGTCATCACGCTCGCGGCAAGCTGACAGCCCGGGAACGCATCGAGCTGCTCGTCGACCCCGACTCCCCGTTTCTGGAGCTCAGCCCGCTGGCGGCGTATGGCAGCGCGTTCGCGGTCGGCGCCAGCCTGGTCACCGGCATTGGCGTGGTGTGCGGCGTCGAATGCATGATCGTCGCCAACGACCCCACCGTCAAAGGCGGCACCAGCAACCCGTGGACATTACGAAAGATACTGCGGGCCAATAAGATCGCCTTCCAGAACCGGCTTCCGGTCATTTCGCTGGTGGAATCCGGTGGGGCAGACCTGCCCACCCAGAAGGAAATCTTCATCCCCGGCGGGCAGATGTTCCGCGACCTGACCCGGCTTTCGGCGGCCGGGATCCCCACCATCGCCCTGGTGTTCGGCAACTCCACCGCCGGCGGTGCCTACGTGCCGGGGATGTCCGATCACGTGGTGATGATCAAGGAACGCTCTAAGGTATTTTTGGCCGGCCCGCCGCTGGTGAAGATGGCCACCGGCGAGGAATCCGATGACGAGTCTCTTGGTGGAGCCGAAATGCATGCGCGCATATCGGGTTTGGCTGACTACTTCGCCGTCGACGAGCTCGACGCGATCCGCATCGGGCGTCGCATCGTGACGCGGCTGAACTGGGTCAAACAGGGACCTGCCCCCAGGCCGGTGACCGAACCGCTGTTCGATACCGAAGAGCTGATCGGCATCGTGCCCGCAGATCTGCGTATCCCGTTCGACCCTCGTGAGGTGATCGCCCGCATCGTTGATGGCTCCGACTTCGACGAGTTCAAACCGCTGTACGGGTCGTCGCTGGTGACCGGCTGGGCCCAGTTGCACGGGTATCCGTTGGGGATCCTGGCCAACGCGCGGGGTGTGTTGTTCAGTGAGGAGTCGCAGAAAGCCACCCAGTTCATTGCGCTGGCTAACCGCTCCGACACGCCATTGTTGTTCCTGCACAACACCACCGGATACATGGTGGGCAAGGACTATGAAGAGGGCGGCATGATCAAGCACGGCTCGATGATGATCAACGCCGTTTCCAACTCGACTGTCCCGCACATCTCGCTGCTGATTGGTGCGTCGTACGGAGCCGGGCACTACGGCATGTGTGGACGCGCCTATGACCCTCGATTCCTGTTCGCCTGGCCCAGCGCCAAGTCGGCGGTGATGGGCGGTGCCCAACTGTCCGGCGTGCTGTCGATCGTCGCCCGAGCGGCCGCGCAAGCCCGCGGTCAGCAGGTCGACGAAGCGGCTGATGCCGCAATGCGGGCTGCCGTCGAAGGCCAGATCGAAGCCGAGTCGCTGCCGCTGGTGTTGTCCGGGATGCTCTACGACGACGGGGTGATCGACCCCCGCGACACCCGAACCGTGCTGGGAATGTGTTTGTCCGCCATAGCCAATAGCCCGATCAAAGGAACGTCGAACTTCGGCGTTTTCCGGATGTGATGCGCATGGGAATCACTCGAGTGCTGGTTGCCAACAGGGGCGAGATCGCCCGGAGGGTGTTCGCCACCTGCCGTCGACTGGGTTTAGGCACCGTCGCCATATACACCGACCCGGACGCCGGCTCGCCGCACGTGGCAGAGGCCGATGCCCGGGTCGAACTACCGCAGACCAACGATTACCTGAACGCCGAGGCGATCATTGCCGCTGCCCGCGCTTCCGGCGCCGACGCGGTGCACCCTGGCTATGGATTCCTTTCGGAGAATCCCGACTTCGCGGCCGCCGTGGTGGAGGCGGGCCTGTGCTGGATCGGGCCGCCGGCGGACGCGGTGCGCGCGATGGGGTCCAAGATCGAGTCCAAGAAACTCATGGCGGCCGCCGGAGTGCCGGTGCTCGACGAACTTGACCCGGACTCGGTCACCGAGGACGAACTGCCGGTGTTGGTCAAGGCTTCGGCCGGGGGAGGCGGCCGCGGGATGCGCGTGGTTCGCGAATTATCAGCCCTGCCCGCCGAAGTCGCCGCAGCCCGGCGTGAAGCGCAGTCCGCTTTCGGCGATCCGACGGTGTTCTGCGAACGTTACTTGGCAGGCGGACACCATGTTGAGGTGCAAGTCCTCGCCGACACCCATGGCACCGTGTGGGCCGTCGGGGAACGGGAATGCTCCATTCAGCGCCGCCACCAAAAGATCATCGAAGAGGCGCCGTCACCGTTAGTTGAACGCACACCAGGTATGCGCACCAAGCTTTTCGACGCGGCCCGGCTGGCGGCCGGCGCAATCGGCTACACCGGCGCCGGAACGGTGGAGTTCCTCGCCGACGATGATGGTGAGTTCTACTTCCTGGAGATGAACACCCGCCTGCAGGTCGAGCATCCAGTTACCGAAGAGACCACCGGACTCGATCTTGTTGAGCTGCAGCTGACGGTGGCCGATGGCGGC is a genomic window containing:
- a CDS encoding acyl-CoA dehydrogenase family protein, which codes for MSIWTTPEREQLRKAVRSFTEREILPNIDEWERTGDLPRDLHRRAGAAGLLGAGFPEAVGGGGGDGADSVIICEELHQAGAPGGVFASLFTCGIAVPHMVASGDARLIEEFVRPTLAGELIGALAITEPGSGSDVGHLRTTAVLAGDHYLVNGAKTYITSGVRADYVVTAVRTGGHGAAGVSLLVVQKDTPGFAVSRKLDKMGWRSSDTAELCYVDARVPAANLVGAENTGFAQIAQAFVSERIALATQAYSSAQRCLDITVQWCRDRETFGRPLISRQAVQNTLAEMARRIDVARVYSRSVVERQLAGETNLIAPVCFAKNTAVEAGEWVANQAVQLFGGMGYMAESEVERQYRDMRILGIGGGTTEILTSLAAKTLGFQS
- a CDS encoding acyl-CoA carboxylase subunit beta, which gives rise to MLRSTLDPKSDAYSEAASAMTTKLSEIDAELTNALAGGGPKYVERHHARGKLTARERIELLVDPDSPFLELSPLAAYGSAFAVGASLVTGIGVVCGVECMIVANDPTVKGGTSNPWTLRKILRANKIAFQNRLPVISLVESGGADLPTQKEIFIPGGQMFRDLTRLSAAGIPTIALVFGNSTAGGAYVPGMSDHVVMIKERSKVFLAGPPLVKMATGEESDDESLGGAEMHARISGLADYFAVDELDAIRIGRRIVTRLNWVKQGPAPRPVTEPLFDTEELIGIVPADLRIPFDPREVIARIVDGSDFDEFKPLYGSSLVTGWAQLHGYPLGILANARGVLFSEESQKATQFIALANRSDTPLLFLHNTTGYMVGKDYEEGGMIKHGSMMINAVSNSTVPHISLLIGASYGAGHYGMCGRAYDPRFLFAWPSAKSAVMGGAQLSGVLSIVARAAAQARGQQVDEAADAAMRAAVEGQIEAESLPLVLSGMLYDDGVIDPRDTRTVLGMCLSAIANSPIKGTSNFGVFRM